Proteins co-encoded in one Cucurbita pepo subsp. pepo cultivar mu-cu-16 chromosome LG15, ASM280686v2, whole genome shotgun sequence genomic window:
- the LOC111811244 gene encoding long-chain-alcohol oxidase FAO2-like, whose translation MAKMEDREVRSHPLLRRRRTELSHGFSSSQMEAMAAFCEAIIPPLPLVKEDPLHQSLLAFYEASASQAPIPDEVAALLVDRANPKAVFLVKLVLRLLSFRIGTLLLCGYLCFDWRWPFVLKFSEISLEKREQILKDWSVAHQRYTVLLRMVFMIIKMFCCFKFFSRVRFL comes from the exons ATGGCGAAAATGGAGGATCGAGAAGTTCGATCTCACCCTCTGTTGAGAAGACGAAGAACAGAGCTCAGCCATGGCTTCTCTTCCTCGCAAATGGAAGCCATGGCCGCCTTCTGTGAAGCTATCATTCCCCCGCTGCCTCTCGTCAAGGAAGATCCACTCCATCAATCGCTTCTTGCATTCTACGAAGCTTCCGCTTCTCAAGCCCCGATTCCTGATGAG GTAGCGGCGCTATTGGTGGATAGGGCTAATCCGAAAGCTGTGTTTCTTGTGAAATTGGTTCTGAGGCTTCTGTCTTTTAGAATTGGAACATTGTTGCTTTGTGGATATCTTTGCTTTGATTGGAGATGGCCTTTCGTTCTCAAATTCTCTGAGATTTCTCTGGAGAAGAGAGAACAGATTCTCAAGGATTGGTCTGTGGCTCACCAGAGGTATACTGTGCTCCTGAGAATGGTTTTTATGATCATAAAAATGTTCTGCTGCTTCAAATTCTTCTCCAGGGTACGCTTTCTCTGA